A single genomic interval of Gossypium raimondii isolate GPD5lz chromosome 11, ASM2569854v1, whole genome shotgun sequence harbors:
- the LOC105801414 gene encoding uncharacterized protein LOC105801414 isoform X2, which yields MSYNLSSISDYSCFNYKIPEMVSTETTDYNVLSDLPSYDLQALLNNKGDEQNPNQLENLCLYRTTQFRSLSSSRNPDKGYENFDFAYNDENVAKFLQRSCFNGHSFRNFQGPDNSFFEKPGFKIGRYNPEERQERISKYRAKRNQRNFNKRIKYACRKTIADNRPRIRGRFARNDETVEIQKAPCSTRHEEEFELWALHEVEDETMAIGTFMNSFSLHQFQYSCHGRF from the exons ATGTCTTATAATCTTTCATCAATTTCTGATTACTCTTGCTTCAACTATAAAATACCCGAAATGGTTTCCACTGAAACAACCGATTATAACGTATTGTCTGATCTTCCCAGTTATGATCTTCAAGCTCTGTTGAACAACAAGGGAGACGAGCAAAACCCAAACCAGCTTGAAAATCTCTGTCTTTATCGAACAACCCAGTTTCGATCTCTGTCTTCTAGTCGAAATCCAGACAAAGGGTATGAAAATTTCGATTTTGCTTACAACGATGAAAATGTAGCAAAGTTCTTACAAAGAAGCTGCTTTAATGGCCATTCTTTTCGAAATTTTCAAGGTCCTGACAACAGCTTTTTTGAG AAACCAGGCTTTAAAATAGGACGTTACAACCCAGAAGAGAGACAAGAGAGGATTTCAAAGTATAGAGCTAAGCGTAATCAAAGGAACTTCAACAAAAGAATTAAG TATGCTTGCCGGAAAACAATAGCCGACAACCGTCCTCGTATACGTGGCCGATTTGCACGTAACGATGAAACTGTCGAGATTCAGAAAGCTCCATGTTCAACCAGACATGAAGAAGAATTTGAATTATGG GCGTTGCATGAGGTGGAAGATGAAACAATGGCCATAGGGACATTTATGAACAGTTTCAGTTTACATCAGTTTCAATACAGCTGCCATGGCCGCTTCTGA
- the LOC105801414 gene encoding two-component response regulator-like APRR3 isoform X1, producing the protein MSYNLSSISDYSCFNYKIPEMVSTETTDYNVLSDLPSYDLQALLNNKGDEQNPNQLENLCLYRTTQFRSLSSSRNPDKGYENFDFAYNDENVAKFLQRSCFNGHSFRNFQGPDNSFFENSLMKKPGFKIGRYNPEERQERISKYRAKRNQRNFNKRIKYACRKTIADNRPRIRGRFARNDETVEIQKAPCSTRHEEEFELWALHEVEDETMAIGTFMNSFSLHQFQYSCHGRF; encoded by the exons ATGTCTTATAATCTTTCATCAATTTCTGATTACTCTTGCTTCAACTATAAAATACCCGAAATGGTTTCCACTGAAACAACCGATTATAACGTATTGTCTGATCTTCCCAGTTATGATCTTCAAGCTCTGTTGAACAACAAGGGAGACGAGCAAAACCCAAACCAGCTTGAAAATCTCTGTCTTTATCGAACAACCCAGTTTCGATCTCTGTCTTCTAGTCGAAATCCAGACAAAGGGTATGAAAATTTCGATTTTGCTTACAACGATGAAAATGTAGCAAAGTTCTTACAAAGAAGCTGCTTTAATGGCCATTCTTTTCGAAATTTTCAAGGTCCTGACAACAGCTTTTTTGAG AACTCTTTAATGAAGAAACCAGGCTTTAAAATAGGACGTTACAACCCAGAAGAGAGACAAGAGAGGATTTCAAAGTATAGAGCTAAGCGTAATCAAAGGAACTTCAACAAAAGAATTAAG TATGCTTGCCGGAAAACAATAGCCGACAACCGTCCTCGTATACGTGGCCGATTTGCACGTAACGATGAAACTGTCGAGATTCAGAAAGCTCCATGTTCAACCAGACATGAAGAAGAATTTGAATTATGG GCGTTGCATGAGGTGGAAGATGAAACAATGGCCATAGGGACATTTATGAACAGTTTCAGTTTACATCAGTTTCAATACAGCTGCCATGGCCGCTTCTGA